A single genomic interval of Picosynechococcus sp. PCC 7003 harbors:
- the sbcC gene encoding exonuclease subunit SbcC produces the protein MFVADSLSMTPLKLTLKNFLSYRDAVLDFTGFHTACICGPNGAGKSSLLEAVTWVIWGKSRTSSADDVIHMGEMDVRVDFELLCHQQVYRIIRMRSRGRGATLQFQVRSPTGDFTAITGKGIRETQELIDQEIKLDYDTFINSAYLRQGHADEFMVAKPADRKKILSDLLKLDRYESLAQLAKDKARSFKLKADLLEESLAPQTEQLRAKPQLEADLAAIEQTISEGKQQENQLQDQLQKIQAIAQQQQLLQSQAETLQQQHQRRHQDLTRLSTQAQQLQQELAQNTAILHQADTIEAEYQRWQTLQQQEEQLNQKSQQYQDLQQEQQTIQQNIQAEENEQQRQIQQLEVQIQTLIQQQAEVQETLAIAPDLTSALDQLERTRNQIKHLEAAHHQAQPLLQQRQQLENQISQAAEKLKLQLAASRQQQQNLAEKIAQIPQQRAELQRLDQTMADLDHQKKHLDQIQQQHLDISTQQVRLQDAERNCQTQLQELQQKLALLQQPGATCPLCEQNLDHDHHQNVMAKTQAQYSAIEAEILTFQNELKRCGQLLRDYHQELKAVDQVRSRYESYDQQMIRLEQAIETNQALEKELKQVEQELLTLERALHLEAYAEDLRAELAEVQHQLDTLQYDESQLAIARETEKKYRGAELKEVELKQARQRLEALQRELPQREAELKAQRHQLDQNRHTSPWQVRLAQLQEQLNALNYDRSTHQQLRQALQQGQIWQQRHLELSQAQRQQTSLETQLQEVNQRQTVAQTELAQLEQQIAQLQENLDNIHADQGEINHLESQLQTCRQALETAITQRGQRQQSLENLRAIALAQKNSKTELKELRRQYRIHHELGQAFGKNGIQALMIENALPQLEAETNQILGRLTEHQFHVQFLTQKAKKGSKKTSAQMIDTLDIVIADARGTRAYETYSGGEAFRINFSIRLALAKLLAYRSGTTLQMLVIDEGFGTQDTEGCNRLIGAINAIAADFACILAVTHIPQFKEAFQSRIEVYKDQQGSQLQVNN, from the coding sequence GTGTTTGTCGCCGACAGTCTATCCATGACGCCCCTAAAACTCACCCTGAAAAATTTCCTCAGTTACCGTGATGCCGTTTTAGATTTCACGGGCTTTCACACGGCCTGTATTTGTGGCCCAAATGGGGCCGGAAAATCATCCTTGTTAGAAGCAGTAACCTGGGTGATCTGGGGCAAAAGCCGCACCAGCAGTGCCGATGATGTGATCCACATGGGCGAAATGGATGTGCGGGTCGATTTTGAGTTGCTTTGTCACCAGCAGGTTTATCGAATTATTCGGATGCGATCACGGGGGCGAGGGGCGACTTTGCAATTCCAAGTGCGATCGCCGACGGGGGACTTTACCGCAATTACAGGTAAGGGGATCCGGGAAACCCAAGAACTCATCGATCAAGAGATCAAGCTAGACTACGACACCTTTATTAATTCCGCCTATCTACGTCAGGGCCATGCCGATGAATTTATGGTGGCCAAACCTGCGGATCGCAAAAAGATTTTGAGCGATCTCCTCAAGCTTGACCGCTACGAAAGCCTCGCCCAACTCGCGAAGGACAAAGCGAGATCTTTTAAACTCAAGGCCGATCTCCTCGAAGAAAGCCTCGCCCCCCAAACCGAGCAACTCCGGGCAAAACCCCAGCTAGAAGCAGACCTCGCTGCCATCGAACAGACCATTAGCGAGGGTAAGCAACAAGAAAATCAACTCCAGGATCAGCTCCAAAAAATTCAGGCGATCGCCCAACAACAGCAACTCCTGCAAAGCCAAGCTGAAACGCTCCAGCAACAGCACCAGCGCCGCCACCAAGACCTCACTCGCCTCAGTACCCAGGCCCAACAGCTCCAGCAAGAGTTAGCGCAAAATACAGCGATTCTGCACCAAGCCGACACCATCGAAGCCGAATACCAACGCTGGCAAACCCTCCAGCAGCAGGAAGAACAGCTCAACCAAAAATCCCAGCAATACCAAGACCTCCAGCAGGAGCAACAAACCATTCAGCAAAATATCCAAGCTGAAGAAAATGAGCAGCAACGGCAGATTCAGCAGCTAGAAGTGCAGATCCAGACCCTCATCCAGCAGCAAGCAGAAGTCCAAGAAACCTTGGCGATCGCCCCCGACCTGACCAGCGCCCTAGACCAATTAGAACGCACCCGTAACCAGATCAAGCACCTGGAAGCGGCCCACCACCAAGCCCAACCCCTACTCCAGCAACGGCAACAGTTAGAAAACCAAATCAGCCAGGCCGCCGAAAAACTAAAGTTGCAACTGGCCGCATCTCGACAACAACAGCAAAACCTCGCTGAAAAAATTGCCCAAATTCCCCAGCAGCGGGCGGAATTGCAGCGCCTCGATCAAACCATGGCCGATCTAGACCACCAGAAAAAACATCTAGACCAGATTCAGCAACAACACCTTGATATTTCCACCCAACAAGTCCGTCTCCAGGACGCCGAGCGCAACTGCCAAACACAACTCCAGGAGCTCCAACAAAAACTCGCCCTGCTGCAACAACCGGGGGCCACTTGTCCCCTCTGCGAACAAAACCTTGACCATGACCACCACCAAAATGTGATGGCCAAAACCCAGGCCCAGTACAGTGCCATTGAAGCAGAAATTCTGACGTTTCAAAATGAACTTAAGCGTTGTGGTCAATTGCTGCGTGACTACCACCAGGAACTGAAAGCTGTCGATCAAGTCCGGAGCCGCTATGAAAGCTATGACCAACAAATGATCCGCCTTGAGCAGGCCATTGAAACCAACCAAGCCCTCGAAAAAGAACTGAAACAGGTAGAGCAGGAATTATTAACCCTAGAGCGGGCCCTCCACCTAGAAGCCTACGCTGAGGATCTGCGGGCAGAATTGGCAGAAGTGCAACACCAGTTAGACACCCTGCAATACGATGAATCCCAGTTGGCGATCGCCAGAGAAACCGAAAAAAAATACCGTGGGGCAGAACTAAAAGAGGTGGAATTAAAACAAGCGCGCCAACGCCTGGAGGCCCTTCAACGGGAACTGCCCCAACGGGAAGCAGAACTGAAGGCCCAGCGCCATCAACTCGACCAAAATAGGCACACATCTCCCTGGCAAGTCCGTCTTGCGCAACTTCAGGAGCAGTTAAACGCCCTCAACTACGACCGCAGCACCCACCAACAACTCCGCCAGGCACTCCAACAGGGGCAAATTTGGCAACAACGTCACCTCGAACTGAGCCAAGCCCAACGGCAACAGACCAGCCTGGAAACTCAACTACAGGAGGTAAACCAGCGCCAAACGGTTGCCCAAACGGAACTAGCGCAACTCGAACAACAGATCGCGCAGTTACAAGAAAATTTAGATAATATCCACGCCGATCAAGGGGAGATCAACCACCTGGAAAGTCAATTGCAAACCTGTCGCCAAGCCTTGGAAACAGCAATCACCCAGCGCGGCCAACGACAGCAATCTTTAGAAAATCTCCGGGCGATCGCCCTTGCGCAAAAAAACAGCAAAACAGAACTCAAAGAACTACGGCGTCAATACCGCATCCACCACGAACTCGGTCAAGCCTTCGGGAAAAACGGCATTCAGGCCCTAATGATCGAAAATGCCCTGCCCCAACTAGAAGCCGAAACCAATCAAATCCTCGGTCGCCTCACCGAGCACCAATTCCATGTGCAATTTCTCACCCAAAAGGCTAAGAAAGGCAGCAAAAAAACTAGCGCCCAGATGATCGATACCCTCGATATTGTCATTGCCGATGCCCGGGGCACCCGCGCCTACGAAACCTATTCCGGGGGGGAAGCATTCCGGATCAACTTTTCAATCCGCCTCGCCCTCGCGAAACTCTTAGCCTACCGTTCCGGTACAACGCTCCAAATGCTGGTCATTGATGAAGGCTTTGGCACCCAGGATACCGAAGGCTGTAATCGCTTGATTGGAGCCATCAATGCGATCGCCGCTGACTTTGCCTGTATTCTCGCTGTGACTCACATTCCCCAGTTCAAGGAAGCCTTTCAAAGCCGCATCGAAGTCTATAAAGATCAGCAAGGCTCCCAACTCCAGGTCAACAACTAA
- a CDS encoding pentapeptide repeat-containing protein has protein sequence MKKLFFTACCLLPLAIAPQVRAENLTHLSQLLSSRQCQNCQLTRSGLANARLDGADLRGADLRQANLSRADLSLADLRGANLTGASLVGANLAGADLEGAILDGADLREAYLAGANFTNTSLRTFYIARAVGLLDAPVSAEQLYQWGFVEGENKNHRMAIAYYDAAANREPDNGAIYLSRAIARYQLRDFGQAQQDATFAQTLFTSQGSTVGVDASQRLLDEIDLALNPKQDSGNTAGNILSAISSVLLRFFF, from the coding sequence ATGAAAAAGCTATTCTTTACCGCCTGTTGCTTGCTGCCTTTGGCGATCGCCCCCCAGGTACGAGCCGAAAACCTGACCCACCTCAGCCAACTGCTTTCGAGTCGTCAATGTCAGAATTGTCAACTGACCCGGAGCGGCCTCGCTAATGCCCGTTTAGATGGGGCTGACCTACGGGGAGCGGATTTACGTCAAGCGAACCTGAGCCGGGCCGACCTGAGCCTTGCGGATTTGCGGGGGGCCAATTTAACCGGGGCGTCCCTGGTGGGGGCCAATTTAGCTGGAGCTGACCTCGAAGGAGCTATTTTAGACGGTGCCGATCTCCGGGAAGCCTATTTAGCCGGGGCAAATTTTACCAATACTTCCCTACGGACGTTCTACATTGCGCGGGCGGTGGGCCTGTTAGATGCTCCCGTTTCGGCTGAGCAGCTTTATCAATGGGGCTTTGTGGAAGGGGAAAATAAAAATCACCGCATGGCGATCGCCTACTATGATGCCGCCGCCAACCGAGAACCCGACAATGGAGCCATTTATCTCTCCCGGGCGATCGCCCGCTATCAACTGCGGGACTTTGGCCAGGCCCAACAGGATGCCACCTTCGCCCAAACCCTATTTACCAGCCAAGGATCGACCGTTGGTGTGGATGCGAGCCAGAGGTTACTCGACGAAATTGACCTCGCCCTCAACCCGAAACAAGATTCTGGAAATACTGCCGGTAACATCCTCAGCGCCATTAGCTCCGTGCTGTTGCGTTTCTTCTTTTAA
- a CDS encoding NAD(+) kinase, with translation MNLDQVIIAYKAGDPFAKKWAERCARELEAQGSRILLGPSGFKDNPYPVFLASVSEPIDLAIVLGGDGTVLAAARHLSKENIPILAVNVGGHLGFLTEPFEQLENSQALWERLRNDAYAVETRMMLEAKICEGDRQDPEIVSETFYALNEMCVKPAAIDRMPTAVFEMEVDCTIVDQYHGDGLLVATSTGSTCYTASANGPIMHPGLEAIVVTPICPLSLSSRPIVLPARSNVDIWPLGDYDLNNKLWMDGALATSVWPGQWVNVQKAHCDCKFIILRETYSFYQTIRDKLQWAGSRIRYQNNHRN, from the coding sequence GTGAACCTTGATCAAGTCATCATTGCCTATAAAGCGGGCGATCCCTTTGCCAAGAAATGGGCCGAACGCTGTGCCCGCGAATTAGAAGCCCAGGGGAGTCGCATTCTGCTCGGCCCCAGCGGCTTTAAAGATAATCCCTATCCCGTATTTTTGGCCTCAGTTAGTGAGCCCATCGATCTCGCCATTGTCCTGGGGGGAGATGGCACCGTTTTGGCGGCAGCCCGCCACCTTTCCAAGGAAAATATTCCGATTCTGGCGGTGAATGTCGGCGGCCACCTGGGCTTTTTGACCGAACCCTTTGAGCAGCTTGAAAATAGCCAGGCCCTGTGGGAACGACTCCGTAACGACGCCTATGCAGTGGAAACCCGGATGATGTTAGAGGCCAAAATCTGTGAAGGCGATCGCCAAGATCCAGAAATTGTCAGCGAAACCTTCTATGCTCTCAATGAAATGTGCGTCAAACCCGCCGCCATTGACCGGATGCCCACCGCCGTCTTTGAAATGGAGGTCGATTGCACCATCGTGGATCAATACCATGGGGACGGATTATTGGTGGCCACTTCCACTGGGTCAACCTGTTACACCGCTTCTGCGAATGGGCCGATTATGCACCCTGGTTTAGAGGCGATCGTTGTGACGCCCATCTGTCCTTTGAGTCTGTCGAGTCGCCCGATTGTCTTGCCCGCTCGCTCTAATGTGGATATCTGGCCCCTCGGAGACTATGACCTGAATAACAAGCTCTGGATGGATGGGGCCTTGGCAACTTCCGTTTGGCCAGGCCAATGGGTCAATGTCCAAAAGGCCCATTGCGACTGCAAATTTATTATCCTGCGGGAAACCTATTCGTTTTATCAAACCATTCGCGATAAGCTCCAGTGGGCCGGATCACGGATCCGCTACCAGAATAACCACCGCAATTAA
- a CDS encoding citrate synthase → MTTGCEFKPGLEGIPAAQSSISFVDGKNGILEYRGIPIQELAEKSSFLEVAYLLIWGELPTYQELEDFKNDILYHRRIKYRIRDMMKCFPETGHPMDALQTSAAALGLFYSRRALDDPEYIRHAVVRLLAKIPTMVAAANSMRKGNDPVQPNDSLDYAANFLYMMTERRPYDLQAKIFDICLMLHAEHTINASTFSAMVTASTLTDPYAVIASAVGTLAGPLHGGANEEVLLMLEEIGSVENVRGYVETCVANKQKIMGFGHRVYKVKDPRAVILQGLAEELFELEGEDPYYKIALELEKIVEEKYGHKGIFANVDFYSGLVYRKLGIPSDLFTPLFAIARVAGWLAHWKEQLGVNRIFRPTQVYTGVHHQSYIPVEKRG, encoded by the coding sequence ATGACGACTGGTTGCGAATTTAAACCCGGCTTAGAAGGAATTCCTGCAGCCCAATCCAGCATTAGCTTCGTCGATGGAAAAAATGGCATCCTCGAATACCGGGGGATTCCGATCCAAGAATTGGCCGAAAAAAGTTCTTTCCTCGAAGTTGCCTACCTCCTGATCTGGGGCGAACTGCCGACCTATCAGGAACTTGAAGATTTTAAAAACGATATTCTCTATCACCGTCGGATCAAATACCGCATCCGGGACATGATGAAATGTTTTCCCGAAACCGGTCACCCAATGGATGCTTTGCAAACCTCGGCAGCAGCCCTGGGGCTATTTTATTCCCGTCGTGCCTTGGATGATCCAGAGTACATTCGCCATGCCGTTGTCCGCTTGTTGGCCAAAATCCCTACCATGGTCGCGGCAGCCAATTCGATGCGCAAGGGGAATGATCCCGTCCAGCCCAACGATAGCCTTGATTACGCGGCGAACTTCCTCTATATGATGACTGAGCGTCGTCCCTACGATCTCCAGGCAAAGATTTTTGATATTTGCTTGATGCTCCACGCGGAACACACGATCAATGCTTCGACCTTCTCGGCGATGGTGACGGCTTCAACCTTGACAGATCCCTACGCGGTGATTGCGTCCGCTGTTGGCACCTTGGCTGGGCCGTTGCACGGGGGGGCGAACGAAGAAGTGCTCTTAATGCTCGAAGAAATTGGCTCCGTAGAAAATGTCCGTGGGTATGTCGAGACCTGTGTGGCGAATAAGCAAAAGATTATGGGCTTCGGCCACCGGGTTTATAAGGTTAAAGATCCCCGGGCGGTGATCCTCCAGGGGTTAGCAGAAGAACTCTTTGAACTCGAAGGGGAAGATCCCTACTACAAGATCGCCCTGGAATTAGAAAAAATTGTTGAGGAAAAATACGGCCACAAGGGTATTTTCGCCAATGTCGATTTCTATTCAGGTTTGGTCTATCGCAAGTTGGGGATTCCTAGTGACTTGTTTACACCTCTATTTGCGATCGCCAGGGTTGCGGGTTGGCTCGCCCACTGGAAAGAACAACTGGGTGTCAACCGGATTTTCCGGCCGACCCAGGTCTATACCGGTGTGCATCATCAAAGCTATATTCCAGTAGAAAAACGCGGCTAG